CAGCCTCTGCGAGAGAAGATCTCCAACTCGGATTGATTCTGGCTGTAGGGAATGATGTGCTAAGTGATTTTTGAGATGCCCCAAATGGGTCCCAAAGCAGGGCTCATCTTCCCCTTTTCCGGGAAAGATCAATACAGCAAAAAGcatgcgtgtatgtgtgtgtgtgtgagagagagagagagagagagagagagagagagagaaagaagttgAGCATCCATCAAAACCTCCTGAAGGTGCTTCATTGTAGCTGAGTGTTTTTAGTCGCTCCTCATATCTGGGCTGCTCTTATTACTGATAATGGACATGTAAGTGATGACTATTAGCCTACATCTCCAGTAAAGCTGATGGAGAGTGGAAGTCATGAAAAAGAGGGTAAATTATAATCAGatctggcagcagcagcagataaaTTCATTGCTGACCATGTCGTTAGCATCTACTGAAAACAAGCAGATTGCAAAGACACATTTTAATACATCTGTGTTGGAGGTTTGATACTAAAAATGACTAATTCTTAGTttccttgtctttttttcttttttaaataagttatgCAGAACCGTCACTTCCTGTAGATTAGAGCCTCCTACCTTACAAAGATAATCCAACATCCCCCAGTCAACACTTTACACCAAAGGAGCTTCTTCCCGCTGTCAAAAGCAAAAGTTTCCAGCAGCAATACAGCACAGCTGACCAGTCTTTACAATATACAAGAGATCAGAAAACAGATATATTTCTGCATTTCCTCAGTCCACAGCGAATCCTCCCTCCAGATCTCCAACTGTCCTTCCCTGCCTGCCCGGCTGCATAGCGAGGGATTTTCATGGACAGGTAATTAGTTGGTAAGCATCTTAACCCACAGGCAGGATAGTAATCCACGCCGCCCTCCTCCCGCCCTCTTCCCTCTCCTTCTGCCGCCTCCATGAGCGGCCCTGGGTGGGACAGTACATTTCCGCTGCGCCTCTTTACGCACAGGGCTGCGCATTCCTGAGGAGCCGATGAGGGATGCCGGAGAGGTACAGGGGCACGTCCAGAAACTGTCTGATGTGGCAACAGCATGGGGAGAGCAACAGGCAGCAGCAACACAGTCGTTTTATTTAGGCAACTGGCTACAGTCAACGTTTAGCACCAATAAAACAATCTAGATTCTTCTCATAATTTTTCTGAACAACTTGATTTGATAAGTTGGAGCTTGCAATTTTAGCCCTCTAAAATGTTATGTCTATGATTCTAAGCTACTGAAACTCTCCCAGTTTATTTAGGTTGTTTTTTAACTAAGCGTGTGATAAACATTTGAGGGCCAGGAGAGACATTAAAAATGAGgcatatttttaagaaatagaGTTAGCTCCTTCTTAAAAGATATTCTTTCTTGTCTGAAATCTGCACAAACTAGTAGCTAATTAGTAGGTTTGACCATTCCTTCACCTTCAGCTCCACATTTGGGACTTCACAGGTATTTTATAGTGACAATATGTCACAAGTATGAATCCTAAACTGATCCTAATCATTGTTTGAAAAACAATCTTCCTAAACTAGAATAGCATTTGGAGCCATGCCCCACAGAACAAAAAGGCACTGCAATGCCATCCGGACATCTATCGCaatcatgaaagaaaaaacattttttcttgccaaaaatacattttcaaaggcAATATGTAGCAGAGATGTCCGGTGCTCGTTGTCGAGACAGAAAAAAGGATGGAGGGAGCGGATTTCTTTGCAACTGAGctctgtggaaataaaaaaaagtgtcgAGGACAGATTCATGTTCAGTCTCTGCTGGAACAACTGGATTCTCTGAGACACAAACTAAATGTGAGGGAAAAAGAATCTACACAGTTTATGCCACAAATAGATCAGGCAGAGAGCTGATAAGGGCCGTAgctgttgtttgtgagcatcAAGTTCATCGGGTAGGAAATGCTTTCTTTCGATAAATACCTGGCTGGACTAGCTTGAATTTTGAGCCAAATGAAGGAGAAAATATTTGCCAGCAGATGGTGTTTGAGTATTTTAACACATGTAGCTTGAAGGAACTTtttatggcagaaaaacaacagtatttttcatatttatagcAACAAACTCTTTAAGgacttttagtgttttttgaaATACCTCACCACCATCCGTGTTGAAGTTtctacaaacaaaacagaattgCTTTTAAATCCCCACACAGAGTGCCGGTTTGCTATTTCTCCGGGCTGCTGAACTCAGACAGCATTTATCCTGATTTCCTCCACTTCACTAGATTAGCTTAAATATCAATATTCACTTGATGAAGTCAGATTCAGGCTGGAGACTTTGTATACTTTTATCTTGGTTGGACAATTTGTCATGCAGCGATGCCCGGGTTCAGCATCCAAGactaaatcagtaaaaaaaaaaaatagagcaaaatattgctctgtttctttctttatgtACTTTTAATTTCTCGTTTTTGATCATGGAAATTAACAAAACTTTCCTAAGCTGCGAACCtgaacagaaattaaaagagaaggcttaaaaaatatattgcacCCTTTAATTTGTATATCTCAGTCTTAAATAGATGTGAAAAGTTACCTAATTAGGAGAAATCGAATACAACATACACTTTTCTTGTATTTTCCAATGAAGCTTCTTCAGGCTGCAGGCAAAGAATTTGACTTACCGGCATCCAGGCTGTGCAGGACCTCCCCTCTCGCGTCGATGCGTGCGCAAAAGTTTCTCCAAGCGCAGGCCTCCAGTGCGCCGCGTTTTATACGAGCATCCAAAGCTCCGTGCACAGCTCATTTACCTGCTGTCGGTGATTATTAGACAGATTGCAGGTGGAAAAAGACGCATCATCCTTTCAGCTGATGCGGATCCGCTGTTGTCGGATAGTCCGGGCTTGGGTTACGGCTCTTTCAAAGTTAAGTTTGAAATCCAGCCGTGCTGCCTTTGTCCTCTCCATACATTATGGAGGAGGCGCAGCCGGCCAGCAGAGGCTCGTCGCTCTCCGCGCCCTCCGCTGCTCCTCCAGCTTCTCGGGTTACTCCGGAAAAAACTTGACGTTATacgatctttttttttttttccgaataaaatatttccaccGTTCTTCACAAAAGTgggtaatttttgttttttttcccccgtcaCTTGCATTGCGTAACGCAGATATTGTAACCTTTTACGATTTTAAATCCAGACCTTTGAATAAGTTCGCAAATTGAAAGAGCAATCCAGTCCTTTCATATTTgcttttaaagtacatttttaatctgtatagAGAGAggctgaaataataaaatactccGGGATGAGCTCTAATTACTGAGAGTGGCTGTCTAGCCAAATTAAACACTGATGTTGCAACTGGAAACCAGAATATGCGCAGGAAGGGGCAGCGTGGCCACACAACCAATTAATATTTCATTAGATCATTATACTCATGGTCTGGACTTCATCACGGCATCATTCAGTATCGTAGCTAGTCTATAATCACCCGCGGATGTGCAAAGCCAAGAATGagtttaatgaaaagaaaaataatgttttaatctaTTCTTAAACTGTTTCTTTGTGAGATCTTCATtgcaaaactgaacaaaaacaaaagctgccGTTGAAAATCTGGAGcaaaaggaaaatattctgGTTTTGCTGATTTTGCTCTCACAACTAGATCTTTTTAGAGCAAACATACAAACAATCCCAACTGTATAAATTAATAGAAGTTTatcaaaaaaattgttttgttttgggttttttttgccaaaaaatagGGTTTTTTTGGTGCTTGTATTTTGGGGTTCTTATTGCATTAAATGATGGTTTGAGGAAATCTAAGttgatatgtgtgtgtttggtgctaaaggtttttgttcattaaaacgTTTTGGTTTTGATAAAGCAGGAAATCAATATCATTCACTTAAGTTCTCTGTAGTCCTGGCAAAAATGTATATTCAAAAGATAAATATTGCATATTTACGTTCTTATTTAAGTTTACGCCAGGCCATTTTACTCTATGAAGGTTTAAATAAACTGTATTGTGGTAAAGGTTATTTTATGCATGTGTGTTGCTCCTTACACTGCCATCTAGCGGCCACTTCCTCAAAGTTCACACTTCATGCATTGAGCCTCCTTGCAAAATGTTAACAGTCCTTTTCCTGCTTTAATCTGAGAGCATCTAAATTaggaaatcatttttgaaaacatggtTATGATATTAAGGACCGTTTGGTGCTTGTAGAACTCATTTGGACAGAACCGTGTCTTCTCCTATGAGGTTGAAGCATATATACAGAATGAgacattttttacaatttctctagaaaatgtagtttttctcctctgcttttCAATGCAAATTAGGCCTGGACACTAAGATGGCCATGGAAGAAGGTCGATTTTGTGTCTTGTGaaccagttttattttgttttttcaaaatagtGTCATGTAATTTTTGAAGGAATATACATCCTGTCCTGAAAGACTGAGTGGTGAGACCCTACACCATGCTGAACGGGTGCAGTTAGATGCTTtttccaaagtgtttttttattagttttaaacCAAACTCACCTCATGAAGGTGCTGAAAAGTACATCAGAATCCCAGTGGTGCTTCGCAAGCGACACTCAATGTTTGTCTAGTAGGACAGGAAATGATTTTTGCTGGTGTTACACCAAAGTCTGACTGTCAGATATAATCACTACTACTGTTGATGTGTGATCGGGTTTTATGAGTTTATGAAGTCAACATCTCATTAACTCAACAATTTAATGTTTCTCTTACTACTCTCCACTGTTGGagaactgaaatataaaaaaaatctacgagtaaaaaaaaaacccctgctAAGAAAAACATCGGGttactgccatctagtggacaaAACAGGGACTGCCATCATTTTTCTAACCAACGTGAAGAAATGAGCTTTAAAATAAGTGACAAATTAACTTCtttccacattaaaaaaaaagatataatcatgtatgtttttgttgtttatttccttcttcAAGTTACAAGGGAAGCacgtttattgattttttaaattttttttgccatttaaaaaTCGGGGGATATTTTGGATCTGTATCCTGGACACATGGcttaaaagttcaaaataaaaacattcagacaaaCTAAAGGCGTCAAACATGTGttgcattaataaaaaaagaaaagaaaagaaacgcAGCGAGGAATCCTGATGACATCCAAAGAGGCTGGACAGTggtgctccttttttttttgttactgttgCATTTGAAGACATCATGTCCTAAGACTAACACCAACATGCAGTCTATTTGGTACAAAGGCTAACCAGAGGAGTTTAATGAGATCTGATTAAATCACCTTCAAACAACAAGGAACGGCTCTTTTTTACTGGCTCTGATGTTAAGACACTCCTGCCTTCCTGTCTCATCCCCAGCGCATTTAACACCAACACCTTCACCGCTCTGTCGCCCACAGATGCATAAAGCTCAGCTGCACTAAACCAAGACgtcttaaaagtttttattttagagttCGACCTTTTAGGGGAACGTTAAATAAGTATATTTTTGGTCCCgatatttttggaaaaacatgCAGCCGACAGCATGAAACAGTAAATGTGACCAATCTGAAACAAAGAGCGCTGCAATGGGACACACTTCCATGAGGGACAGGTGGGGCAACATCTCTTTGGAGGGGTTAATTCAGCAGATGAAGATGATTTAACGCTCCACATCTTTAACAGGAAAAGCATTTGGTTGTCATTATACAAGTATTAAACCATACATCATGATAGGATTCACCACCTGCAAAGAAACTAACTATCCCTACGCATGTCAGACACCTATGACAGTTCAACACAAGCAATAGGCAGAGTTAAGTTCAACAATAATCCCCACTGACCCTTGACTGTACTTCTGTGTCATGCCACAACACACAAAGATACTCAGAATGGCAAATACTTTCCTAAAacggagaggaggaggagaaggaggaagaggaagaggaggaaaagagaaGAAGGCGGGTGCTAGAAAACAGAGGATATTGATTACGGAGCTCTCTCCCTGATTCCTGCTGAGCATCATCGGAGCAACACAACGCGTCAAAGGATGAGATTCATGCACACGCTGATGCGCTTAGAAAGTGTGTGATGTGTCTGCATCTTTCTGCAGTCCTGAAACTGAAACTGCAGCCTGTACACCGAAAACATGAGCCCACTGTGGCCTGCCGCTGCTTTTCAACCCTTTCGTAGCGGTGATTGTGATGATTGCAGCTCCTCGTAGGTggcagtgggaaaaaaaaacgagttcttatttttaaatctctctttctgttttagtCATCCAGCTCTGCCTTAACGAGGAAATGATGGCAAAAGTAAAAAGGTGGTAAAAAGGTGTTGACGAGTGCCGTCCTGTGTCAGTTTTATAGTGCAGCGTGAAAATCCCGTGTTGAGATCAGCTGAAATAAAGCAACACTTCATTCTGATCTCTCCGGATGATGAGGAAGAGCGCTGGAGCTGATGGTGATGATTTCCTAAACATGACatagttggggtttttttgtttttttttctcccatacTGCAAAACCTTGTGTAGCAATAAAAATCCTTGTGTTACTGTAAAAAATTGTCCTGTTTGTTTAAATACGAATATAGTACCGAGTTTCTGCTCTTTAGGAAATGATAGTCCGTTGTGAGGTGAAGGACGGTTCTGCCTTCACTACAACTCCATATCCTGAGCCTCGTCCTCGGAAAAGTCCGACATTGAGCTCTCGGAGGAGGAGTCGCCTCcgccctcctcctgctcctttAGAGCCTCCTCTGTGGCGTACTTCTGGATGTATTCTGGAAGAGACGAGCAGAGAaatgagtccaaactgacgtcCACAGCAGCTTCACGTCTATCAGACACAGAAAAGCCTCGTGCGCTTCAGGCGGGAGAACATTACGCTGCTGTGACTCAGTCACAGAAACTCTGCCTGGCAAAAACTTTCGTCCAAAACTTTttgctactttgttttggtccatTTTGGTGTCaaaattttacaaatagaactttaaataaaactcatttagagTTTTATCAACAAATGTTACATCACCTTTGTGGAAAGACGACGTAAAAACGCATAATTTCCAGAATAGGacatttgttaacattttgaaagaactgccattttatttctgtttttaggttttaagaaccataaaacaaaaacaacaacaaaaaaaggattaatacattttcttcaatgGGATGTTGATGTTTACACACAAATAACTGCTTAAACATAatgttgacaaaaaatattactgataCTTTAttccatacaaaaaaaaaaccagaactGCTAAATCTGCATTTGTTATATCTATGTTAGAATATTTAAATGTGGTTCTGCACATTTCTAGCCCAATAATTAAAAGCCATTGTGGAAGGATCAAAAAGCCACTTGCTGCAGACGCCAAAACCagccaataaaacacaataaactttattgttgGAGCAttagaaaatgtggaaatattcaAGAGATATGAATATGTCTGTAAAAGGGTTTAACAGGCACAACAATACAAGTTACATCTACTCCAACAACAACTGAACAGACAAAGTGAGCGTCTGCATCCCAGTGATCCAGTCCACACCATTAAGTTAAAATCAGATCAGCAACTTTTGCTGTATGAAACCCAATGAAACTAAAATTTCAGACATATTCAATTTTAGTTTGATCAAAGGTGTCGTACCTTTGATCTTGTGTTTATAGTCCTCTGGCCGGTGCAGGTACATGGCGGCGGCGTCCCCGTTCAGAGGGTCGATGGGGTTGGGGTAGGCGAGCAGCTGAGGGAGAAAGGACTCAAAGATGTTGGTGAGGTCTGAGAAAAGAACGGAGAAACGTGTGAGAGCAGAATCAACGCCAGGCACCAGGAGTCTCTCAGTTGTAACTAGgttattctgattttttttattaaaaacttgaAAACACAATCGGTTCCTTTCCTGAGCTCATTTCTGGATGGTTCCCCACTGACTTGGGAGAAATCCTCTTCCGTTTACTGGTATTTAAGGGAAATGTTGAAGTTTACTTTTAGCTGCTGCTGTCTGTTATGCAACAAACCTGAGGAACCGGGGGGAAGGAGCAGACAGGAAGCTAACAGGTGACGCAGGATTTGCTGCACCTTCTTTATAGCAAACAGAGGCGTCCTCACCCGCAGTTAAAAGGAAACCAACCAGAAGGGACGAATCTCATGTCGTTGGTGTCATTAGTGGTTCTCAGGTCGTACCCGACTCTCCAAGCCTAACTACAAAATATTACCTTTCAACGATGAAGTTAAgacataaaacattgtttttatgtcgTCAGTCAATGTCCTGTGTTTGTGGatataaaactcaaacttttaatCCCTAtaatatactttatttatcaGGGCCAAAGCGCTCAGACGTACTGAAACGTTTTGAAATTTTGAACAGATCCCTGGTTCGGCcattacaaataaacatgtgCGCTATAATAACTGTAAGATAGTTTCACCAACATAAGATCTATGTAACTTTCACTTGACACAATGTAGAAACGCACAACAGTGCGCAATTCACACACAGCAGCCAGTGTGATTATTAAAACAGCTTCTTCTGACTCTGCTTCTGTCCTGTCCTTGGATAacatcacagagcagctctggtgCAGACTTATTTAAACATCCAAAGATTCATTTTGGCGaacaaaaatcaatcaaactttcaaaactcacatttttttcttgtttaaagtACCTAAAGTCAATGGAACCAGGTAAAAGCCTCTCCACAAAAAGTCCTTAACCCAGCTGAACGAGTCGACAGATCTCAACCTGTGGCTCTTCTCGTCTCTTGCTTgctgtgttattttatttaaagttattttttacacAACAGTTAATTAGTTTGGAAATTAAGTATTTATGTAAGTtcttgatataaaaaaaaaacagagaactaGAGTGTCGACCTTCTGTTTATCTGTAACCATCTCAATGTGTGAATGAAGGAGAAATGGAGATCTGTTTCTTGAACATGAACTTCCGTAGATgtatgatgaaaacaaaacaagctccACGCACAAATGGAAGACGTAAACATTCAATAGAAAAGTCTACAGACTTTGATATTCATAAGTAAAAACCTAAAGAATCAAAATACTTTTCCAACTCAAAGTTCTGCTGCTCTGATCTTATTACAGGAAACAACGAGAACAATGAAACTGATCGGCAGGCATCGGCCGATTTCTGTGGCTGTTTCTGAACACAACATTGAACTCACCGAGTTTGTCTCGATTTTATTTAAGGAACACAGAAGAGCCCAACCGAATGGGAAACCCAGAGAAAAGTCTATGTAGCCACAACAGTCATCACCCCGTCATGCAGAAACTCCTACACACAATCTGCTCTTCCAGGTTAAACTGTTTAACAGAGCAGCCCAGTGAACTCCCGCCTGTCTAAATCAAGCTAAAAGTTTAttatattctgtattttatCTCTATTGCAAAGAAATTTACTTGTTTAGCTTGTAATGCTGTAGCATATTTGTAGTTTCCAAGTTAAACTAACTTAAATAAACAGATATTTTACTATGCAACACTCTTGTggaaacagcaagaaaaaaaaaaaaaatcaataactttGCTCTCTTCACATTTTATCCTGTAAGTAACTGATCTCCAATCATGATATTAAAAGACGACTCTAATTAAGTGCTACCATCAAAACGAACTGTGACACGTTTAATTAAACGCTGATATCTTTGCTTGCTCTGCAGATTTTTACTGTCTGCTGGCAGGAGTAAGTAAAAAGCTTGCCACACACTTGTGAGCGTACCTGACTCAGCGTGCGTCAGCATCGATGACACAATCTGAAGTTTGTGGCAAGCTAGCATTTGAAAGTTAACAAAATTAATGACATCGACAGTGAACACATACAATTACTACATGCTGCGATCTCTTGAGGGGACAGGTGATCTCATTGGCCCTCACTGAGTAACGTCAGGGAAAACGATGGACCATCCCCCTAGCGGGTTATGAACTGACTCACGGTCAACGCTGGACGTTTTGTGCCAGActtttttgactaaaactacAAAGACACCAGACAGCCAAGTTACAAAATGACCCAAACCCAAACATGTCTTCCTCATTTGTTCAAGACTTTCTAATCTATCAGCTCTGAATGCTTGACCTGAATACAAGCAGTAGTTATCACTGCAGTGTAAGCTGATTAAACAGAGACACAGTGTAAAGCTCTACAGCAGAGGTCCAGTTTGAGCGCATCACTCTATCTGCGTGGGTCGTTTTCAGGCTGTGACCGTTAGTTTAGCTAAGTTTGGATCTTCAGCTGACGCCCCTGTGACCTACCGTAGAGGGCCGTCCATGTCTGGTTGATTACATCTAAACACACGGTTCCTGACctgagaaacacacacagcagcagcgtaagtgatgaaaactgaaaagattGATTTTATGCTCAAGCATCTGTCGCAACAAGTAGAAGCTAGCTCAACTTACGCTTCATCGATATTGGGATGAAAGATTTTGTtcataaaacctgaaaaaaagaagattttattaAGATTCAAACAATCGCTCATTTATTCTCTCATTTTGTGTTTCCATCATATTATTATGATTTGATCATGACAAAATAAGAACTGTCTGGCCTACTTGTCACTAAAACACCATTTTACAGAAGTAAAACGTATCTGTACCTATTGACGGTGATTTGAATGGATATTTATCTGGCAGGTCCACCCGAACCTTCCACACGCCTCCTTCATACGGtgctaaaaaattaaaatcaaataagtGTTCATTTTCAATAATTATGCATTGCAAAACAATTCACACCCGTTAAACTTTTTCACCTTTTGCTTCATTCAAACCAGAAACGTTTAAGTGTGGGATTATGGTATTTCATGCCGACCAACACATGCATGTGCATAATTATGAAACGCAAAGAAAACAACGCCGGACTGAGAGAAAGGAGAGGATTAATTAGTGAAGCAGCCAAGATGAACGTTCTAACtccaggaggagctgcagaggtaaaaaataaaagaaggtCAACTATTCGTCAACCATAGGGGAGGGAAATTTGGTCAGACTAGATGGAGTTGGACACTGTTAAAGACTTATGATTAGGACGGAGGTTCGCCTTCCAAAACACGCAGCCAGACCTGCAATAGAACAGCTAaaagcaaaagaataaaaaaaactttcagtcaGTTTATATTCCGTTTAATGTGTTAGAACGGCCTAGTCGAAGTTTAGAGATTTGTTGAATTGGCCTAACACAGAAAAATACGTAgaaatttaaggttttaatgtaacaaaatgtgaaaaagtggtgtgaatttttttttttttttttgcgaggCACAAATGCTTACATAAAGTCTAAAAATGTGAAAGCTTACTAGGCTTTATGCACATCTGGCAAAATACTGTGGTATGCTGCAGAAGACAAACAATATAGACTCTTACTTCCAGGTGGTCCGTGGAACTTGACCACAAACTCATTCAGTCCACTCAGGATAGTGACCTCGTGTTTGCTCTCAATGCTGATTCCTGGTTAAAGGAAAACACGCCTCCAACATCTTACAGTGATCAAGAACCTGAGGAGGAAAGTTAAAACCCCAACAAAGCGGTTTCATAACCGTCTTCCTTCTAACCCCTCCA
Above is a window of Xiphophorus hellerii strain 12219 chromosome 2, Xiphophorus_hellerii-4.1, whole genome shotgun sequence DNA encoding:
- the LOC116729439 gene encoding ubiquitin-conjugating enzyme E2 H-like, with amino-acid sequence MSSPSPGKRRMDTDVVKLIESKHEVTILSGLNEFVVKFHGPPGTPYEGGVWKVRVDLPDKYPFKSPSIGFMNKIFHPNIDEASGTVCLDVINQTWTALYDLTNIFESFLPQLLAYPNPIDPLNGDAAAMYLHRPEDYKHKIKEYIQKYATEEALKEQEEGGGDSSSESSMSDFSEDEAQDMEL